A region from the Sphingomonas flavescens genome encodes:
- a CDS encoding DUF3297 family protein — translation MADTQTDTPPDRLSLDPRSEHYDEALLSRGVGIKFNGQEKTNVIEYSVSEGWIRVAAGKSRDRFGQPMTIKLKGEVAPYYEDAGAAQDGDASEE, via the coding sequence ATGGCCGACACTCAGACCGACACCCCGCCCGACCGCCTCTCGCTCGATCCTCGGAGCGAGCATTATGACGAGGCGCTGCTCAGTCGCGGGGTTGGCATCAAGTTCAACGGTCAGGAAAAGACCAACGTCATCGAATATAGCGTGTCCGAGGGATGGATCCGCGTCGCGGCCGGCAAGAGCCGCGACCGGTTCGGACAGCCGATGACGATCAAGCTAAAGGGCGAAGTCGCCCCTTATTATGAAGACGCGGGCGCCGCTCAGGACGGCGACGCCTCCGAGGAATAG